A single region of the Chrysoperla carnea chromosome 5, inChrCarn1.1, whole genome shotgun sequence genome encodes:
- the LOC123300837 gene encoding uncharacterized protein LOC123300837 → MRPKDHWSKVYNRDNDYEFSFKDYGVVMRVRAKNRTICSGVLISQNLVITSFYCVLDTKAKYSVAPMYCNRRQCEEVPVLTPIYVDETVYSCGEIVMLLLARPGKDFQYFAKLPRYVYSGDLARYYTDCNIIYLEKEGPEIFQVVQVRDKIVTKQMFCDANSAETQCEFADCSHGSSMFTFTLNAEPEQCIEMRGSPLMCVDNGELLFVGLDTKGCNENRATSIMAFYRIDYVIHWIHKAATNFINLG, encoded by the exons ATGCGTCCGAAAGATCATTGGAGTAAAGTTTATAATCGAGATAACGATTATGAATTCTCATTTAAAGATTATGGTGTTGTTATGCGTGTTCGAGCTAAAAATCGTACGATATGTTCTGGTGTGTTAATATCACAAAATTTGGTTATAACATCATTTTATTGTGTGTTGGATACAAAAGCAAAATACTCGGTGGCACCCATGTATTGTAATCGACGACAATGTGAAGAAGTGCCCGTTTTAACGCCAATTTATGTGGATGAAACTGTATATTCTTGTGGTGAAATTGTCATGTTGCTATTGGCACGGCCGGGTaaagattttcaatattttgcgaAATTACCTAGATATGTATACTCAGGAGATTTGGCAAGATATTATACggattgtaatattatttatttggaaaaagaaGGGCCGGAAATTTTCCAAGTTGTACAAGTTCGTGAtaa aaTTGTGACAAAACAAATGTTTTGCGATGCGAATTCAGCTGAGACGCAATGTGAATTTGCGGACTGTTCACATGGTTCATCAATGTTCACATTTACATTAAATGCTGAACCCGAACAGTGTATAGAAATGCGTGGCAGCCCATTAATGTGCGTCGATAATGGTGAATTGCTGTTTGTTGGATTGGATACAAAAGGTTGTAATGAAAATCGTGCTACAAGTATAATGGCTTTCTATCGGATTGATTATGTTATACATTGGATACATAAAGCTGCTACCAACTTCATTAATTTAG gtTAA